The segment GCATTTCGCCACTCAGGCCGTCCCAACGATAGTTTGCGATTCCGTCGAATTGCGGCCGCGCCGAGTTGTCGGCCAGGCGAAGCTGTTGCTGGTCGGCTTCGAGGATAAGTTTCAATTCGATAATGTCGGGGCGATGTTCTTCGGCGATCGCAACGATTTCATTCCAATTAAAATCGATCTGTTCCAGAACCGGAACCGAAGTCGGCACGATGACGCTTCCGCTCGACGGTGGCAGTCCCATCACATTTCGCAGTGCCGTTTCAGCCAAAATCAAGCTCGAACGCGCGGTGATCAGACTGGCGCGAAAGTTCGCCAGCGAAGAACGGGCCTGAGCCACATCGGCGGCGACGGCCAAGTCGGCATCTTTTCTGGCTTGGGCTCTTTCGAAAGCAAACTTCGCCTGTTCAATCTGCTGCTTCCGAGCCCAAACTTCGACTCGGGCCGCAACCAGATTCCAGTATCCGGCGATGACGCTACGAACGAGTTCCTGAACTGAATTCTTGAATTGAAAGTACGATCGCTCTGTGTTGATGCGAGCAACAATGACGGGCGTCAGATTCGCGTCGCGGCCATAGCCTTTCGCAAAAGGCTGCCGCAATGTGATTTCCGCAAAGGAACGATACTGCGGTTCAAGCGGAAAGACGCCGGGTTCAAAATAGGATCCGATCGCGTTCGCATTGAATCCCACAGTGGCTCCGTTGTGGGTTCGTTTTTGCAGGTTCAGCGTTGTGTTAATTGAGTCCGTGCTGGAGCCCGTAAGAATTGCTCCTGTCGGATCGAGAGGATCGAAGATTGCCGCCGGGCTGTCAGACTTGTTCATCGTTGACTGAAAGTTCAGCGTCGGATCAAAGACGGCGAGTTGCTCATCGATCGAAGCGTTCGAGATCGCCACATCGTAAATGGTACGACCTGTCGTGGACGCTGAAACACCGCTGAGAACCCGGACGACGTCTGCGTTGCGAATCGCAATTTGGATCGCATCGTCCAGTGACAACGGTTCTGCCATGCGATCTTCTTCGAGTGCAACGGTGAATGGGACGTCAGCGTTGGCGATGTCGAACGCGCAAAGTGCACCCGGATCGCGAACTGCGATGTGACGTTGCTCAGGACAGATGTCGATCAGTTGGGCGTTTGCCGTATCCGTAACGAAAACGGCGAATATAAATACAAGCATGAAGCTCAAGCGATTGATTGCGTCCGCGATGTGCAGGCTCACTCGCTTGCGCGTCGTGCTGGTATTTGGTTTGGGGTTCGCTGCGATCATCGTCATCCAGTGCTAGCGTCCGTTTGTAACGGCGGTAGTCATGGAATCGGAAATACGTGTCGCAACTATTGAAACGAATGGAAGACTTGCCGACGTTTACTCGTCGACGGGGTAGGAATGTAACGATTCGAGCGCTTCGCTAAAGTTTTCCGTGTCGCAAACGACATTGCCGTCCCGCAAAACGATCGTGCGGCGGGCGTTGCGAGCGACTTCCTGATCATGCGTTACCAGAATGATGGTCAGCTTGCGTTCTTCGTTCAACTTCTCCAGCAGCTCGATCACTTCGCGGCTGGTTTTGGTGTCAAGATTTCCGGTCGGCTCATCGCCCATCAAAATCGGAGGCTCGTTTACCAAAGCTCTCGCAATCGCCACGCGTTGCTGTTGGCCTCCGGAAAGCTGTGCCGGATGATGGTCCAGACGATCGCCGAGTCCGACCAGGCCCAGCAGTTCACGAGCTTTCTCACGTCGCTGTCTGGGAGTGACTCCTTTGGAATAAAGCAGCGGAAGTTCGACGTTCTCCTCGGCCGACGTCCGCGAAAGCAGGTTGAAGTTCTGAAACACGAAGCCCAGTTTCTTGTTTCGAATGTGAGCCCGTTGGTCGAGCGTCATGTCGACGACTTCTTCGC is part of the Mariniblastus fucicola genome and harbors:
- a CDS encoding TolC family protein, whose amino-acid sequence is MIAANPKPNTSTTRKRVSLHIADAINRLSFMLVFIFAVFVTDTANAQLIDICPEQRHIAVRDPGALCAFDIANADVPFTVALEEDRMAEPLSLDDAIQIAIRNADVVRVLSGVSASTTGRTIYDVAISNASIDEQLAVFDPTLNFQSTMNKSDSPAAIFDPLDPTGAILTGSSTDSINTTLNLQKRTHNGATVGFNANAIGSYFEPGVFPLEPQYRSFAEITLRQPFAKGYGRDANLTPVIVARINTERSYFQFKNSVQELVRSVIAGYWNLVAARVEVWARKQQIEQAKFAFERAQARKDADLAVAADVAQARSSLANFRASLITARSSLILAETALRNVMGLPPSSGSVIVPTSVPVLEQIDFNWNEIVAIAEEHRPDIIELKLILEADQQQLRLADNSARPQFDGIANYRWDGLSGEMPNGNFLENDGGRFAGFNLGVNFAVPFGLRGDRAALRRRELILLQDRKNLEQGIHQMVHQLTINYRNLDQFYLQIEAFREAREAARISYNNQAAEVFEGRREVINVLTAITDWGNAISQEARSITQYNTELANVESQTGSILETHGIRFVEERYGSIAPTLVGVQRPSRAYPKALRIDGATDRYNESPTNSDSAFNLEDLDPPRPNSELIDDALPGDLETNPDDELRIKSLKELLQEPEFNSTPDSNATPRSLDSSPGLLDSSQRRPSRSSNLTLPKRSTKRWSFKNIFRR
- a CDS encoding ABC transporter ATP-binding protein codes for the protein MALIELNDVSKTYDLGEVKVHALRQTTLNIEQGEYVALIGPSGSGKSTLMNTLGCLDRPTTGSYILDGEEVVDMTLDQRAHIRNKKLGFVFQNFNLLSRTSAEENVELPLLYSKGVTPRQRREKARELLGLVGLGDRLDHHPAQLSGGQQQRVAIARALVNEPPILMGDEPTGNLDTKTSREVIELLEKLNEERKLTIILVTHDQEVARNARRTIVLRDGNVVCDTENFSEALESLHSYPVDE